ATGACATCTGTGCTACCAACAGATGCAGGGTATTACACCTGCAAGATGTCATTTCCATTTGAAGGTGTGGAGTATGAAATCACCAGGACAATTCAACTGGAGGCTGTTGGTAAGAATAGTATCAGATGATCCAAGGGATGGATTTCCTCTcctacaaggaaaggctgagagaattgggtttattcagcctggaaaagagaagacttCCATGTGAATTGTGGCCTACCAATACCTGAAAGGGACTTGTAAGAAAAATGGGGATAGACTTCTTAGAAGAGCATgaggtgacaggacaaggacaaATGGCTCCAAACTGAAAGGGCAGGTTGAGATTAGCTATTAGGAGGAagtttttactgtgagggtagtGGAGCACtcgcacaggttgcccagagaagttgtggatgcccccatccctgctctctggaagtgttcaaggccaggttggatggggatTTCAGCAACCTGGTCTTGAGGAAAGTGtccatgcccatggcaggagggttggaactagTGGTCCTAGGAAATTTTAGGAAAGGTTTTAGGGAcatttaaggttccttccaacctaaaAGATTCTGTGGCTCTATGATTCAATGATGGCCATATGAAACCATTACAACACATAAGAAAACCTCTTCTTTGCTAATGAAACTCTTGAGAGGAGCTCATGCTCAGCCTTTCAGCCGTGCCAAGGGAGTGCTTGTCCTGGCCCTGAAGGGGCTCCCACAGCCCTCCCGGCAGGGTGGGGATCTCTCCTGCAAGTGCCCGTGTTTGTTAAACGGAATAATTGATGTcttgggggcaggaggggccgTGTCACTGCCGAGGCCTTCGGGGGAGCTCAGAGATCAGCCATTTGGCGGCGTCCCAGCGCGGGGACAGGCCGCTGTGCCACAGCGAGGGGACAGGCCGTGTGTCACAGACGAGGACAGGCCGCTGTGCCACAGCGCGGGGacggcggcggggcccggcgcgCTGCTGTGCAGAGCGGCCGGCAGGGGGCGCCCCTGCCGCGCAGGCCTCACGCCGTCCCCGAGGCGCTGGGGgaccctgcccggcccggcagccgcggggctccAGCTCGGAGCGGCAATATCGCTGCTTGCCAGCGTCTTTAGCAATAAATCCTTTCCTAGGAGACGACAGATATTGGCTGAAGTGGCATGTTTCTGGTTCTGGGGCCATGCCCGCATTTTCTCTTGTCTTAGCACTGACtctgttctctttttctgcCAAGAACAAGAGAAGAGAATTACCCCGATAATTGTGTATCCAGCCCAAAAGACAACATCAGCTGCTCTTGGTAAGACCCAACATCATATTTGGAAACGTTTAGTCAGAGAAAAACGAGAGCAGGCCCTCTTATGGTGTAATTTGTTGGCATAAATTGCTGTAGGTTTTTGATTTCAATTATATTAGCTGAGGGTTGGTTCTAGAgtattctttgctttttaacaTCTACAACCAGGTGCTGTCTTCTGGGTATATAGCTATACTTCTGTAAAATATAGATACGCATCGGTCTGAAATCTCTTTATCCTTGAGTTACAGTAATTATAGCAATTAAAAATTTCAGAACTTCTGCAAAATCACTTTATCCCTGGAGGTCCAACCTTCAGCTGAATGTCCTCACTCAGAGCATGTGTGAgtgaagctgtgctgctgtttaatgcagctgctccagaggggtAAATCACACAGCGCCCTTTCCACTGTGTCAGAAAGGGCAAggccacagggacacagccttGCCTCTGGGGAATGTGTTTAGTGCCAGAGTTGGTAAGTGTTGCAATAGGGAAATTATTTGGTTAGCAGCAGAAAGGACTGCCGCACAGAAGGGTCTTGCTGCCAAGGAGCAGGGGATCAAAAGCAATCTGGAGATTAACTTCAGTTTTGAAAGTAGTGGTTCTTGACTTGTGTGAGATCTCCCCCTGGAGTTGTTGGCTTTCACCAAAAGAAAGAGTAGTTCTTCATATGTGTCTAAATTGTTTttcaatctttttctttttttttttttttttgacaggcTCCAAGATGACTCTCCCATGCAAAGTGTTTGTTGGGCTGGGCAGCCATTTCCAAACTGATGTGGAATGGCTGGCAAATGACAGCAGCGTTGATGTGGTTTATAAACAAAGCAGAGTTACAGAGGGGGAACGACAGTAAGTCTGGCTGAAAGTGCTTCCTTGTGCTTATTGTTCTAACCTGCAGTGCTACAGGGGTTCTCAGTGCAGCTGAATGCCAGGtaatgaaatgggaaatggaCAGATCTGAAGTGAAGgtgagagctgagggaaaaaaaggcagacaagcaaaaaacccccaagcccAACCCAGTCAgtgaaataaatgctttatCTCTGTTTTTTGTGACGTGGTATTTCGCAAATGAGGCAACTTTGAGACAAACCTTAAGCACATTTTCatgagcagctgagctgttgTGAGGGCTGACTGCAGTGGAAAGCAAGGAGACTTGATCCTTCCCAGGGCTTCTCTTAACCTCTCTCCTTACCCCATGCCAGCAAAGTGGCAACATTCTCTGCCTCACATTCATGAGGTTCTCAGAATACACTAAGACAACAGAAAATTACCTAGTGGTTTGAtagtttttggtttgttttttttttttttcttcctaaatagCACTATTTCCCCCCTAATCTTGTTCTTTTCCACATTAGTGAGTTAAACTGACTCACTCAGAACCCGCTGAGTGCTAGAACAGATGCTAGGGTAGCACTGAAGGGAATACTGGTGGGagggagaaacaggatgttccACATCCTCTTGCCCTGATTCATTGTGTCTCCCAGTCTTGAGGAGCTGTCTTTCAGCTGCCTCATAGCTACATACTTCAAGGCTTTTACCACTAGGAAAGGGAAGGATACCTGCTTTCTGTACCTGTGATGTGTTACCTGAGTAACTCACTACATCCAGGCACACCTCTAGTGGTTTTGTAAATGTGAACTGAACTTTCTGACTGAAATCTCTTCACTAAGGACCAAATCAGcttgttttgtttattgttttatgtAGCTTAGAGTGTCCAAAAAGATCATTACCCTTGCCTAGTGGCTCTGCCTGTACTGGTGGACAGAGCCCAGAAGGTTCCTTGGATCTGGGATACCATTGCCTCTGCTGTTACTTGCTAAACTGGTCACACACCAGCTAGCTTCCTCCCAAAGGGTTTCTGGTTATTGATTAGGGTTTAGCATGGGCTAGGGGCCATTTCCAACAGAGTTTGGGGATGTGGCATCTGTATTTTGATGGACAAGAATGTTTAACTGTTATGGATGTGAGATGGTTTTGGCAGTTTGTGGCCACCAGTGCCAGATAACAGCCTGGCcatgctgcagccagaggtAACATAGGAACTCAATTGTATGCCCAAGCCTTTAGGGGTTTTCCCATTCCCCACAGCATGACTGGGGATATTAATTTATAATCTTGTTTATATGGATAAGTGAAAATGCATTGAACTTGTGGCCAGGAACCATAAAAATGTGCTGCAGCTATAGTCTCTGCAGGCTTTAGAATAGAGCAGAACTTTCTTACTTggactttaaaaattatttttgttatgcTTACCACTATCATTATTGCTGTTGTATATTATAATGCAATTGCACAAGGACACTGACAGTGACAGATGAGGTTCCTGCAGGACCCACGGTGTGTGAGATACCCCAGTTCTGTTGGAAGCCCTCATTATGGCAGCATGACAAAATAGCTCAAATGCCCCTGGGAAAACAAATTCCCTGCAGAACTCTCTGTCAAAGAGCTCCTGGAAGGAGCACCCAGGGAATTCCATTGCTGCTGTGCATTGCAGGCTTATAATGGACATCTGCTCTGGTAATGGCTAAAAGGTATCAAGGGGCAATGTTTGACTCCAGCTAAAAAACCACTTTCAAATAGTGGGACTCCTAAAATAATCATGTTGAAATTGGCTGGAAACTTCTTGGACAGTTTCTTGCATTGAGCTATTGGCTTTGAGCACATGATAGACAGGAATGATGGTTCAGTTTTCTCAGAGAACATTTACAGGGTTATGTTTTTCATATGTCCTTTGCTTATTGTAAGAATTAACCTTAGGTGGTCAGAGAGAAGGAACTAGGTCCTTGCCCAATGCTAATGTATCAAAGATACACAGAATTCCACTTgtcttttccccctcccctttctttatttttgcaagacaaatccagtatttttttccctctagacTCCAAAAGCTGCAAGATAGGTACTGTCCACTGGGACTCAAGTAGCACCACTGGGCTGAAGACAACAGGCATCCTTGAATGCTGAGAGGCTGGTTCAGAAATGAAGCAATATCCAATGCATTTTCTTGCAATGTGCTGTTAGAATGAACATATCAAATAGAGAAAAACCatcttattaaaataattaacacCTAATCTTTATTATTCTTCCAGAGAAATTGTAGAAAATGGTGAAAACTTCATTGAAGTACCACTGATTTTTGATTCTGTTGAAGAAGTGGACTTTTACACAGACTTTACCTGTCTGGCCCAGAACAGATATGGATACCAAGAACTGCCAACAAGGGTCAAGCAGGAAGGTAGTTATTTTTACTGCtgatttttgataatttttattattattctaatGCTAAATTAGCATCTGATCTGTTTGTACTGTAAGAGCTAGTGTTGGGATAAGTTACTGCCTGTGGAAAATCTGGTTGCCTCTTTCACCTGTAGTCTTTGATACAGCCCATTCACAAAATGCACCTTCTGTAGGTCATTTACTGACATTTTATGCAGGGATAACGATCTGTCTGTGCTGGTATATCTCTTTATTGAATAAGACTCCAATTTAGATACACTTTGTGAAATAAGTGCTCCAGTGAGACTAGTGGCAAACTCTCTTTGCAGTAGAGCCAAATCTCCTCCAGTTCCTCAACaagtagggaagaaaaaaagacaacaacAGAATGAATTATTAGAGTGTTACTTTTCCTCATGCACAGACTGCTGCCAAAACAACAAGAAGTGTAAATTATGATGGGTGTTGTTACTTTGGCTTCTAATAATGGGAAGAGAAGACCTAAACTCGGTGCAATTAATGTTGCAGTGTGATAAACCATTGGCCAAGAGCCAGCTGTACAAACAATGTGAAGCAATGCTAATTGTTTCTTTGCATGACATTGGTGAATCACCAAAGCTTGCTCACACTGTCTTAGAAAGGCACATGAACTCTTTCAGACTTCATTATCAGTTATGACTCACTCCAGCACCCTATGATGAGGGATTTGTACTCATTTTGCTGGATCATGGGCTGCCCTTGTCTTCCATGAGCTGCACCAGGAGGCAATATGCATTGGAATAATCCAGAATGGTCTGGACAGACACTTGCCTTGGAAATTAGCCAGATTTAGGAAGAAGTTCTGAGTCTTGGGTCGATTGTTACTAATTTATAAGCTGCTctgtaggaaaaaattattcacaCAACTTGAGGGTGGACTAATTGTTGAGTATTCATGCTCCACAAGGTGCTTGGATTTCCTGCTTGGAATGTCTCTGCTTTAAATAAACCAAGATAGAAagcacacagctgctcctgaTCAGGGGTTCAGAAAATGGGGTGTATGCAAAAGATTGAACTTTAAATTCTCACTCTCTGTTGCTTTCCAATCCTTCCTCCTATCTTCATGAACACATTTCCCAGAGTGCTCAATCAATAGATCTCTTCCTTTCAAAGGTCATAAGCCCTGCTGGAAGGTTAACTTGCAGACATCCTTTCTACTGTCATTTCTCCTCTTCCAACTTGAGCTTAGGGAACTATGTTCCTGGGAgttcattgtttttttttctggttttctaaTATTTAATTTGTTTACTTTTCCAGCTGTTGGTCTGTCCTGGTACATTGCAATGATTCCTGTTGCTCTCGCCTGTTTGATCGTGGGAGGGATATGCATGCACAAGTGCTGGAAGAGTAGATCTGATAAAGGATATACAATACCAAAGGTTTAAAATCCACTTGGGTTCTCCAACTACCAACAGAACCAAAAAATCACCCTGGCTATCTTTACATCAGACACAGCGAGCATTTCAGACCTGATATACTTCATTTCCAACAGACCAATAATAACAGCtctttcccacttttcccagtcTTCTGTGATCTGATGAAGTTAAGAATATAAGTTTGCATTTTTATGCTGCATAGATGCAGGAAATTTGTTCTATTTGTAACTAGGGTGCCATCTGTAGAATTTTGGAACACAAAATCATGTTGTGGATATGGGAAGGGTAGGGAGAGGGAGATGCTCTCACCCTTTGTAATTCCAACAGATGtactgttttttgttttttgttttttttaaagtaaaagaaacCCCTAAAATCTAAAAAGGGAAGCTAAGGAAGCTTGCTACAGAAGGACTATTTGACACTAGAgggaaaaagcaatttttctaTGCAACCAGACTAAATTTACTTCACTTGAGTCTAAAAAGAGacatttgttttcccttttcagagCCAAATGCAGTTGTCATGGCAACTGTATATCTATGAACTTCTCCACAGAAAAACTAAATTTTTTCACCATTTGGACTACACATTGCTTAAATAGACTGTCAGAATATCCCTCCCCCAGAGATAACTCTATCTATATAAAAGATAACTGTACACAGAGGAATTCAGTTCTATTTTATCTACCACTATGTTGTAGCTAGAGATTCATAAGCAGCTGTAACATGTTGTCATCTTTGCCAAGGAAAGAATTGGAGGGACGTTTAAATGTTTTGGGAGTGATTTGGCTAATAAAAAGTTTTATTCCTGGAAGTGACTGGACAGATTGCCAGTAATAATGAACAGTCTCACACTTTTGTTCCTCCAGCCCTTTTGTGAGCAGTCTGGTGTAGCTTCAGATTGTGTCCTTTAAATTGCAGTATGCAAATTGGTTACAGAGGATGCAAAACACTGCCTGTTACATTAACCTAGCTGGATTCTAGTCTTGACATAAATCATAAG
The nucleotide sequence above comes from Molothrus aeneus isolate 106 chromosome 2, BPBGC_Maene_1.0, whole genome shotgun sequence. Encoded proteins:
- the IL1R2 gene encoding interleukin-1 receptor type 2 — translated: MHGLFLVLVTCTVGASAFRLQQVKNTENCPDHTVFFKHYYELHGEPVVLKCPSPRYKHLDFSALTTNITWYKNGSNTMISGRDEDSRIWAKGNALWFLPVMLEDSGVYICTRRNNSYCAEVSIHLTVVEKTAAWEIAYPQVLFTFTAGKIVCPDLWDFTPNRTSLELKWYKDAQPLEEDNERFIILNGSASLIMTSVLPTDAGYYTCKMSFPFEGVEYEITRTIQLEAVEQEKRITPIIVYPAQKTTSAALGSKMTLPCKVFVGLGSHFQTDVEWLANDSSVDVVYKQSRVTEGERQEIVENGENFIEVPLIFDSVEEVDFYTDFTCLAQNRYGYQELPTRVKQEAVGLSWYIAMIPVALACLIVGGICMHKCWKSRSDKGYTIPKV